CCCGCAAAGTTTCTCACGTGCCGGTGGCCGGCGCAAACCGCGCCCGCGCCGGCATCAACCGTTCGCCGCCTGAAACTCCCGCATGAACTCCACCAGCGCATCAACGCCGGCAGGCGGAAATGCATTGTAAATTGAGGCACGGATTCCGCCGACGGAGCGGTGTCCCTTCAGTCCTTTGAGGCCGCGCGCGGACGCCTCCTTCACAAACTTCTCCTCCAGCGCCTCGGACGGCAGCCGCCACGTTACGTTCATCGTCGAACGAAATTCCGGCACCGCGGTGCCGCGATAAAACCCCCCCGACCCATCAATCGCCGCGTACAGCTTCGCCGCCTTCTCACGGTTGCGCCGCTCAATCCCCTCCGCGCCGCCCTGTGCGATGAGCCATCGTGTCGTGAGCATGATCATGTAAATCGTAAAGGTGGGTGGCGTGTTGTAGAGCGACTGTTCCGCGGCATGGGTCCGATAGCGGAAAAAGATGGGCACGTCCTCGGGACAGCGATCGAGCAGGTCCTTCCGAATCACCACCACCGCGCAACCAGCCGGGCCGAGATTTTTCTGCGCCCCCGCATAGATGAGTCCGAACTGCCGGACGTTGATCGGACGGGATAGAAAATCCGACGACATATCCGCCACCAGCGGCGTCGGCGTGGTCGGAAAGGTCGGCCACTGGGTACCGGCGATCGTCTCGTTCGAGGTGATGTGAACATAGGCCGCATCGGGCGAGAAGATCAATTGGTCGGCCGGCGGCAGTCGGGTGGGAATGTCCTTGGAGGTATCGGCGACCACGCGCACCGGCCCGCGCACCTTCGCCTCCTTGATCGCCTTGGACGCCCAGGCACCGGAGTTCACATATTCCGCGGTCTTGCCGGCGGTCAACAAATTCAGCGGCACCATCGCGAACTGCGCGCTGGCACCGCCCTGCAGAAA
This genomic window from Kiritimatiellia bacterium contains:
- the serC gene encoding 3-phosphoserine/phosphohydroxythreonine transaminase, which produces MARVYNFGAGPAVLPEEALLEAQRELLDFHGSGMSIMEMSHRGKEYAAVHEEAIANLRRLLALPEEYDVLFLQGGASAQFAMVPLNLLTAGKTAEYVNSGAWASKAIKEAKVRGPVRVVADTSKDIPTRLPPADQLIFSPDAAYVHITSNETIAGTQWPTFPTTPTPLVADMSSDFLSRPINVRQFGLIYAGAQKNLGPAGCAVVVIRKDLLDRCPEDVPIFFRYRTHAAEQSLYNTPPTFTIYMIMLTTRWLIAQGGAEGIERRNREKAAKLYAAIDGSGGFYRGTAVPEFRSTMNVTWRLPSEALEEKFVKEASARGLKGLKGHRSVGGIRASIYNAFPPAGVDALVEFMREFQAANG